A DNA window from Streptomyces sp. 71268 contains the following coding sequences:
- a CDS encoding aminoglycoside phosphotransferase family protein encodes MDVRVAHRRLLGRLLPADEPGDLVVHEGQFHRVVVGAERVVCLPRSDAAAARLPERAAVLRTLAGLDLGFRTPVPLLAGEPAPDGPGYLVLSRVPGAPLDAGAVVGPGVADVVTDAVAEQYAALLTGLAVAGADAAVRVAVPAVEEDRWRRFAERVRAELYGLMTEAGRRRAERELTALDGLPYRADALVHGDLGAENVLWTRADDGLPRLGGVVDWDEVVIGDPAEDLAAVGASYGAEFAGRVRAYGGWTRPEWDARIDAIRGTFALQQALAAHQDGDAEELADGLAGYR; translated from the coding sequence ATGGATGTACGTGTCGCGCACCGCCGCCTGTTGGGACGGTTGCTGCCCGCCGACGAGCCGGGCGACCTCGTCGTCCACGAGGGGCAGTTCCACCGGGTGGTGGTCGGCGCGGAGCGCGTCGTGTGCCTGCCGCGCAGCGACGCGGCGGCGGCCCGGCTGCCCGAGCGGGCGGCCGTGCTGCGCACGTTGGCCGGGCTCGACCTCGGGTTCCGTACGCCGGTGCCACTGCTCGCGGGCGAGCCGGCCCCCGACGGGCCGGGGTACCTGGTGCTGAGCCGGGTGCCCGGGGCGCCGTTGGACGCCGGGGCGGTGGTGGGGCCGGGGGTGGCCGATGTCGTGACCGACGCCGTGGCGGAGCAGTACGCGGCGCTGCTGACCGGGCTGGCCGTGGCCGGCGCCGACGCGGCGGTGCGCGTGGCGGTGCCGGCGGTCGAGGAGGACCGGTGGCGGCGGTTCGCGGAGCGGGTGCGCGCGGAGCTGTACGGCCTCATGACGGAGGCGGGGCGGCGCCGGGCGGAGCGGGAGTTGACCGCGCTCGACGGCCTGCCGTACCGCGCGGACGCGCTCGTGCACGGCGATCTGGGGGCCGAGAACGTGCTGTGGACCCGCGCGGACGACGGACTGCCCCGGCTGGGCGGCGTGGTGGACTGGGACGAGGTCGTCATCGGTGACCCGGCCGAGGACCTCGCGGCCGTCGGCGCCAGTTACGGAGCGGAGTTCGCGGGGCGGGTACGCGCGTACGGCGGTTGGACGCGGCCGGAGTGGGACGCCCGTATCGACGCCATCCGGGGCACGTTCGCCCTGCAACAGGCCCTGGCCGCGCACCAGGACGGTGACGCGGAGGAGTTGGCGGACGGGCTCGCCGGCTACCGGTGA
- a CDS encoding DUF5988 family protein, with product MATTTTMTTNATTTPNALLRGGPVHLADEARTRHVDERQSHLKLSMGNCYEHFRATQETVSQHGAVLRVFDWEGRTYVAE from the coding sequence ATGGCCACCACCACGACCATGACCACGAACGCGACCACCACACCGAACGCGCTGCTGCGCGGCGGCCCCGTGCACCTGGCGGACGAGGCCCGCACCCGGCACGTCGACGAGCGGCAGTCGCACCTGAAGCTCTCCATGGGCAACTGCTACGAGCACTTCCGCGCCACCCAGGAGACCGTCTCGCAGCACGGAGCGGTGCTGCGCGTCTTCGACTGGGAGGGCCGCACGTACGTCGCGGAGTGA
- a CDS encoding MMPL family transporter, translated as MCAVRPWRTIGAWLVAAVALLAVGQAAGGTFVNDFRVPGVESQEATDTARDHFPAFGAVDSQIVWRAPDGTLDDPERSAAVRRMLADIEKQPDVSKVDQPLPSPNGKAATTTVSYDQELGDLDKSHYERLDEAAEGARAAGLDVEFRGMVIDLGTEPTTSAAELVGVGAALIVLIVAFGSLVAAGLPLVVAAIGIVAGTALVLLVGAVIDIPTSAPIIAVMLGLGAGIDYALFILSRFRAQLAAGDVPADAAGHASAVAGHAVVFAGGTVVVAILGLSFAGIPFVGAMGIAGAITVGVMMVAALTLLPALLGLLGHRVNALPLPKLRRTGRGRGKTAGAAAAGGEGGSEGQGGGADLTLDAHGVAAPPTDSRAARWGDHVHRHRLLYACGATAVLIALTAPLLSLRLGNPDDGIQPPDLTQRQAYDHIADNFGPGWNAPLVITVTDAERGGAEALAAELKRDPEVARVTEPERSDDGAASLVTVVPRHAPQDKEVSDLVHRIRDDLAPEALADSGGRALVGGSTALQIDMADVVGERLPWVVLAVVGAGTLLLVGMFRAPVVALKAAVMTLLSIGVSFGVITAMFQWGWGLDLVGVDKTVPIMSAVPMLLFAVLFGLSMDYEVFLLSAIRESYEKTGDPRRAVIAGLSSTAGVITAAAIIMACVFLSFVSVPETLIKIIGIGLATAVVIDATLIRMVLVPAVMGLLGDAAWWRPGRRKQDAAAVAPGGGGDGGPGGAGGERAPVGR; from the coding sequence ATGTGTGCTGTCCGCCCCTGGCGCACGATCGGTGCCTGGCTGGTCGCGGCGGTCGCCCTGCTCGCCGTCGGGCAGGCGGCGGGCGGCACCTTCGTGAACGACTTCCGGGTGCCGGGCGTGGAGTCGCAGGAGGCCACGGACACCGCGCGGGACCACTTCCCCGCCTTCGGCGCCGTGGACTCGCAGATCGTGTGGCGGGCGCCGGACGGCACGCTGGACGATCCCGAGCGCTCCGCCGCCGTGCGGCGGATGCTGGCCGACATCGAGAAGCAGCCCGACGTCAGCAAGGTGGACCAGCCGCTGCCGAGCCCCAACGGCAAGGCCGCCACCACGACCGTCAGCTACGACCAGGAACTGGGCGACCTGGACAAGTCGCACTACGAGCGGCTTGACGAGGCCGCCGAGGGGGCTCGGGCGGCCGGGCTCGACGTCGAGTTCCGCGGCATGGTGATCGACCTGGGCACCGAGCCCACCACCAGCGCGGCCGAACTCGTCGGCGTCGGCGCCGCGTTGATCGTGCTCATCGTCGCCTTCGGCTCGCTGGTCGCGGCCGGCCTGCCGCTCGTCGTCGCCGCCATCGGCATCGTGGCCGGCACGGCGCTGGTGCTGCTGGTCGGCGCCGTCATCGACATCCCCACCTCGGCGCCGATCATCGCCGTGATGCTGGGGCTCGGCGCGGGCATCGACTACGCGCTGTTCATCCTGAGCCGGTTCCGGGCGCAGCTCGCCGCGGGCGACGTGCCCGCCGACGCCGCCGGGCACGCCTCGGCCGTCGCGGGGCACGCCGTCGTCTTCGCGGGCGGCACCGTGGTCGTGGCCATCCTCGGGCTGAGCTTCGCCGGCATCCCGTTCGTGGGCGCCATGGGCATCGCGGGCGCGATCACGGTCGGCGTGATGATGGTCGCCGCGCTGACCCTGTTGCCCGCGCTGCTCGGCCTGCTCGGGCACCGGGTCAACGCGCTGCCGCTGCCGAAGTTGCGGCGTACGGGTCGGGGGCGCGGCAAGACGGCGGGCGCCGCTGCCGCCGGCGGCGAGGGCGGGTCCGAGGGTCAGGGCGGGGGCGCGGACCTCACGCTCGACGCGCACGGGGTGGCCGCGCCGCCGACCGACTCGCGCGCCGCACGCTGGGGCGACCACGTGCACCGGCACCGGCTGCTGTACGCCTGCGGCGCCACGGCCGTGCTCATCGCGCTCACCGCTCCCCTGCTGTCGCTGCGGCTCGGCAACCCCGACGACGGCATCCAACCGCCCGACCTGACCCAGCGGCAGGCGTACGACCACATCGCCGACAACTTCGGGCCCGGCTGGAACGCGCCGCTGGTCATCACCGTCACCGACGCCGAGCGGGGTGGCGCCGAGGCGCTGGCCGCCGAGCTGAAGCGGGACCCCGAGGTCGCGCGGGTGACGGAGCCCGAGCGCAGCGACGACGGGGCGGCCTCGCTGGTGACCGTGGTCCCCCGGCACGCGCCGCAGGACAAGGAGGTCAGCGACCTCGTCCACCGCATCCGCGACGACCTCGCCCCGGAGGCGCTGGCGGACTCCGGGGGCCGGGCGCTGGTGGGCGGCTCCACGGCGCTTCAGATCGACATGGCCGACGTGGTCGGCGAGCGGTTGCCGTGGGTGGTGCTCGCGGTGGTGGGCGCCGGCACGCTGCTGCTGGTCGGCATGTTCCGGGCGCCGGTGGTCGCGCTCAAGGCGGCCGTGATGACGCTGTTGTCCATCGGGGTGTCCTTCGGCGTCATCACCGCGATGTTCCAGTGGGGTTGGGGCCTGGACCTGGTCGGCGTGGACAAGACGGTGCCGATCATGTCGGCGGTGCCGATGCTGCTGTTCGCCGTGTTGTTCGGGCTCTCGATGGACTACGAGGTGTTCCTGCTCTCGGCCATCCGCGAGTCGTACGAGAAGACGGGCGACCCGCGCCGCGCCGTCATCGCCGGCCTGTCCTCCACGGCGGGTGTGATCACAGCCGCGGCCATCATCATGGCCTGCGTGTTCCTGAGCTTCGTCTCGGTGCCGGAGACCCTCATCAAGATCATCGGCATCGGGCTGGCCACCGCCGTCGTCATCGACGCGACGCTGATCCGGATGGTGCTGGTGCCCGCCGTGATGGGGTTGCTCGGCGACGCGGCGTGGTGGCGCCCGGGACGCCGGAAGCAGGACGCCGCGGCCGTCGCCCCGGGTGGCGGCGGTGACGGTGGCCCCGGTGGGGCCGGGGGCGAGCGGGCCCCGGTCGGGAGGTGA